CATGGTTTAGTCCTCCCCTTCTGCGGGGTTGATGTCTACCGCATAGAACGATGGGCGGCCGATGGCCTCGGTGCTAAAGCCCTCGATATAGGGCTGGAAACCATAGACCTGCGGCTCTTCAAACATGGGCAGAATATAGGCCTGTTCGGACAGATAGTCCTGCATGCGGCCGGTCATGGCGAGGCGATCCTTTTCGCTGCTGAGGTTGAAGTAATCCTCCACCAGTTTCTGCAGCTTCTCATCGCCAAAGCTTTCGGTCTTCTCGTCATAGTTGAGGAAAGAATTGCGCCCGGTGCCATCCAGCCACGTGGCTAAGGTGTCCACATTGGCACGGCCGGTCATGGTGTGGCGTACCTGCACGGTGTCTTGGTCCTTCATGGCCTTTTGCTGCGCAGAGCGGTCACCCGGGTTGAGGTTGGCCTCAATGCCGACGTTCTTGAGCATCTCTTGGGCCTTGGTGAACATCTCTTTAGAGCGCGGCTGTGGGACGGCTTCATTGAAGGTCACGGCCAGGCGCTTGCCGTCCTTTTCGCGAATGCCATCTTCTCCTGGGCGCCAACCGGCCTCATCGAGCAGACGCTTGGATTCTTCTGGATCGAAGGCATAGTTCGCGGACTGATCCTTATAGCCAATAGCCGTCTTAGCCAGGATCGATGTGCCCTTGGGGTAGGAATCAGAAAAGAGGGTGTCCAGGATGTTATCGCGGTCAATGGCGTGGATGATGGCCTGGCGCACGCGCTTGTCTTCCAAGAGTGGATGGCGGAAATGGAAGTGGAAGCTATTGTTCACGCCACGGGTGGGGGCGGCGAAAATCTGCAGGTTTTGATCCTTCAGGTGCTTCTCATCGGGGGCTTCGATCTGGCGCGCGACATCGGACTGGCCGGCTACAAGCGAGCCCACGCGCACGGAGTCTTCGGCCGCGAGCACGATATTGATGCCCTCAATATCGGCCGGGCCTTGGTGGTCCTTGCGGGCCGGGGGCGCCCAGTCATAATCCTCGCGCTTCTTGAGCACCAGCTTGGTGCCCAGCTCTTCTTCCTCAATGACGAAGGGACCAGAACCGGAAATCGCGGTGGCGTTGCCCGGCGCGAAGCCGGTGTCATCCAAATCCAGGGTGGCATTAGACAGCAGGCCCTGGTTCATCACGGAGGTGGACTGCGGGAAGCCTGGGGAAGGCTCGCTGAAGTAGAACTTTACCGTGTAGTCATCGATGACCTCGGACTTTTCATAATTGGGCAGCTGCTCCGATGGAGTGAGCATGCGGTCCTCGTCGCCCAAGGCATAAAGGTCATAGTTCTTCTTCACGTTCGCGGCATCTAAGCGCGAGCCATCAGAGTAGGTCACGCCCTTGCGAATCTTGAAGGTGAACTCAGTATTGTCCTTGTTTGCCTTGGGCATCTCCTCCGCAATCCACGGGTGCAGCTCGAGGGTATCCGGGTCCTGCCAGAGCAGGCGGTCCGTGATGTTATTGAGCACACCACCGTTGGGGTAATAGCCGCCGGAGGGCGGATAGAGGTTGTTGAACATATTGGGCTCGACATAGGTAACCATGCCATCTTCCGCGGCATGGGAAGTAGAGGCGCACGAGGTAAGCGAGAGAGCTAGCGCGCCACTGGCCAGGACCGCGGCCACGGGCCGCAGGAGCCGAGATACTTGCTTCATAAAAGCTCGAGTTCCTTTAAGTCTTAAGTAGTACTCGCCCATTAGACCATACTCATACCCCCAATTACAAGACTGGACGGTCTACCGCATTACCTGCCAAAACAGCGACATAACAGGAACCTGGTAGACTGAATGGTCTATTTTATTCTAACTGCCAGGTCCGATGATCCTGAAAGGGCCTGAATGTGGCACGATAGGAGGTATGTCTACTCCAGCAATCGCGATCGTCGGCATGGGCCCGCGCGGCATTTCCATCTTGGAACGCCTCTCCGCCCGCATGGACGATTCCAGCGACCCCATTACTGTCCACCTCATCGATGAGGCCCAACATGGCGCCGGCCGTATCTGGGAAACGGATCAAACCAAGACCCTGTGCATGAATACTCGCGCCGGCGCGGTCACCCTCTTTACCGAGCCCGGCTCCACCGTTGATGCCCCGGTGCTCGAGGGGCCCATTCAATACGAGTGGATTCAGCTGTTGCGCGGCGATGGCGAGAATATCTCCGCCGCCAAGCGTCAGCTTTTTGAGCAGCATCCACCGGCCGCACATATTGCCCAGGACTACCGCGAAGAGCTCGCGGCTACCCGCCCCGAATCCAACCCTTCGCGCGCACTGTATGGCGAATACCTGCGCTGGGTCTATGACGTGGTCATTGCACGGCTGCCCAAGAGCATGTCCACCGTGAATCACTTCAGCAGGTTGGAGACCATCACTGAGGACGAGGGCATAGACGTCCTCCACCTGGCCGATGGCTCCGAGGTGCGCGCCGATGCCACGGTG
This genomic stretch from Corynebacterium tuberculostearicum harbors:
- a CDS encoding TIGR04028 family ABC transporter substrate-binding protein, coding for MKQVSRLLRPVAAVLASGALALSLTSCASTSHAAEDGMVTYVEPNMFNNLYPPSGGYYPNGGVLNNITDRLLWQDPDTLELHPWIAEEMPKANKDNTEFTFKIRKGVTYSDGSRLDAANVKKNYDLYALGDEDRMLTPSEQLPNYEKSEVIDDYTVKFYFSEPSPGFPQSTSVMNQGLLSNATLDLDDTGFAPGNATAISGSGPFVIEEEELGTKLVLKKREDYDWAPPARKDHQGPADIEGINIVLAAEDSVRVGSLVAGQSDVARQIEAPDEKHLKDQNLQIFAAPTRGVNNSFHFHFRHPLLEDKRVRQAIIHAIDRDNILDTLFSDSYPKGTSILAKTAIGYKDQSANYAFDPEESKRLLDEAGWRPGEDGIREKDGKRLAVTFNEAVPQPRSKEMFTKAQEMLKNVGIEANLNPGDRSAQQKAMKDQDTVQVRHTMTGRANVDTLATWLDGTGRNSFLNYDEKTESFGDEKLQKLVEDYFNLSSEKDRLAMTGRMQDYLSEQAYILPMFEEPQVYGFQPYIEGFSTEAIGRPSFYAVDINPAEGED